One stretch of Fibrobacter succinogenes DNA includes these proteins:
- a CDS encoding acetate/propionate family kinase, whose product MRVLVLNCGSSSVKFAVIDTQTKQSIASGLVENIGVNGHTKAKGPEGNIDFNFDCPTHAEAVDQVKKFLDAQKLTSTIEAIGHRVVHGGKYIKSEKVSQEVIDYIRSITLFAPLHEPAHATGMECATKFFPGLPQVAVFDTAFHQTMPQKAYLYGIPYKFYEKDGIRRYGAHGTSHRFVTAEACKVLGTKPEETCLITAHLGNGSSCSAILNGQCVDTTMGFTPLEGLIMGTRSGSLDPAILFYIAKKYGEEYGTIDKLDHLVNKESGLLGLSGLSNDMRTLTQAASEGNKRAQIALDVFCYRLTREIGGLAMALPRIDAIVFTGGIGENSFYVRKQALDNLKLLGYQVDEERNLKSGKESNHLITKDGTPKAIVVATNEELLIALDTEALVK is encoded by the coding sequence ATGCGCGTACTCGTTCTTAATTGCGGCTCATCCTCGGTGAAGTTCGCCGTCATCGACACACAGACCAAGCAGTCCATTGCAAGCGGACTCGTTGAAAACATCGGCGTCAACGGTCACACTAAAGCAAAGGGCCCCGAAGGCAACATCGACTTCAACTTCGATTGCCCCACGCATGCCGAAGCCGTCGATCAGGTCAAGAAGTTCCTCGATGCACAGAAGCTCACCTCTACAATCGAAGCTATCGGCCACCGCGTCGTGCATGGCGGTAAATATATCAAGAGCGAAAAGGTCTCTCAAGAAGTTATCGACTACATCCGCAGCATCACGCTGTTTGCACCGCTCCACGAACCGGCACACGCTACCGGCATGGAATGCGCTACCAAGTTCTTCCCGGGCCTCCCGCAAGTCGCTGTGTTCGATACAGCTTTCCACCAGACTATGCCGCAGAAGGCTTACCTCTACGGTATCCCGTACAAGTTCTACGAAAAAGACGGCATCCGTCGTTACGGTGCTCACGGCACAAGCCACCGCTTTGTGACTGCCGAAGCTTGCAAGGTTCTCGGCACCAAGCCCGAAGAAACTTGCCTCATCACGGCTCACCTCGGCAACGGCTCCAGCTGCTCCGCCATCTTGAACGGCCAGTGCGTCGATACCACGATGGGCTTCACCCCGCTCGAAGGCCTTATCATGGGCACCCGCTCCGGTAGCCTCGACCCGGCCATCCTCTTCTACATCGCAAAGAAGTACGGCGAAGAATACGGCACCATCGACAAGCTCGATCACCTCGTGAACAAGGAATCCGGCTTGCTCGGCCTCTCCGGCCTCTCGAACGACATGCGCACGCTCACGCAGGCCGCAAGCGAAGGCAACAAGCGCGCCCAAATCGCTCTCGACGTTTTCTGCTACCGCCTCACTCGTGAAATCGGTGGTCTTGCCATGGCTCTCCCGCGCATCGACGCTATCGTTTTCACGGGCGGCATCGGCGAAAACAGTTTCTACGTTCGCAAGCAGGCTCTCGACAACCTCAAGCTCCTTGGCTACCAAGTTGATGAAGAACGCAACCTCAAGAGTGGCAAGGAATCCAACCACCTCATCACGAAGGATGGCACGCCGAAGGCAATCGTCGTCGCAACAAACGAAGAATTGCTTATCGCTCTCGACACCGAAGCACTTGTGAAGTAG
- a CDS encoding histidine phosphatase family protein: MTNDFLPASDFFAQVDWNSKIYLLLRHAERNHITPQDKDFGAHVGLTERGRRQAVSLGRVFPAFGDAVYFSSPVGRCVETAQCIAEGRKLAGYMDGAGASITVTPLDALGDFFVRDVPAYEQTLREGFYEGICKWLESGEHDAFYPLHERAEQMREMMFAKADSRFNIFVTHDAWIVPCLSHFCGLKFEPKCWMNFLTGLAFEVPEKGNIKVAPVTAMETGWLHF, translated from the coding sequence ATGACTAACGACTTTCTCCCCGCTTCAGATTTTTTTGCCCAGGTTGACTGGAATTCGAAAATTTATTTGCTGTTGCGCCATGCCGAACGCAACCACATTACGCCGCAGGATAAGGATTTCGGGGCGCATGTAGGGCTTACGGAACGTGGGCGCCGTCAGGCGGTTTCGTTGGGGCGCGTTTTCCCGGCATTTGGCGATGCTGTGTATTTTTCGAGTCCGGTCGGACGCTGCGTGGAAACGGCGCAGTGCATTGCGGAAGGCCGAAAGCTTGCAGGATATATGGATGGCGCGGGCGCCTCAATAACTGTCACGCCGCTTGATGCTTTAGGCGATTTTTTTGTTCGTGATGTGCCTGCTTACGAGCAGACGTTGAGGGAAGGCTTTTACGAAGGAATATGCAAGTGGCTTGAATCGGGTGAGCATGACGCGTTTTACCCGCTTCATGAGCGTGCCGAACAGATGCGCGAGATGATGTTTGCGAAAGCTGATTCCCGTTTCAACATCTTCGTGACGCATGACGCATGGATTGTTCCATGCCTTTCGCATTTTTGCGGTCTCAAGTTTGAACCGAAATGCTGGATGAATTTTTTGACGGGGCTTGCCTTTGAAGTTCCCGAAAAAGGCAATATCAAGGTGGCTCCTGTAACCGCGATGGAAACCGGCTGGCTGCATTTCTAG
- a CDS encoding SIR2 family protein: protein MMQSNCYRRIFVLGSGFSKSFSPQMPTLRDLNELIPFGIPDEFPHFRDYCKRFLALCNGDDEYLGIEPLATSILSAQIFPGERERLYHASLRFELLRFIASVIRNDNALDEPAAAILKKFLVSCENDSTSGSRETLLLSFNYDTLIETAIANDAEFFEKVSVDYGVKIDPADRSAKRGLKPHTIDLIKLHGSLNWFPVKGASDELDLKNVCVVEPQDRSFPIYCEDTPIFIPMAHAKESFLRGSLFNLLWSKADYYLKNAEEIYFIGYGFPKTDINNLEFLLRHRDRFKKAVVLDSVDRHDLLRLQKLLGEDLVESCDAKKFLEKLK, encoded by the coding sequence ATGATGCAGTCGAATTGCTATAGACGTATTTTTGTACTTGGTTCTGGTTTCAGCAAGTCCTTCTCGCCGCAGATGCCTACGCTCCGCGATTTAAACGAGCTTATCCCTTTTGGAATCCCGGACGAGTTTCCGCATTTCCGCGATTACTGCAAACGCTTTTTGGCGCTGTGCAATGGTGATGACGAGTACTTGGGCATTGAGCCTTTAGCGACGTCGATTCTCTCGGCGCAGATTTTTCCGGGCGAGCGCGAACGGCTTTACCATGCATCGCTGCGCTTCGAACTTTTGCGTTTTATTGCAAGCGTTATCCGTAACGACAATGCACTTGATGAACCGGCGGCTGCGATTCTCAAAAAATTTTTGGTCTCGTGCGAAAACGATTCTACATCGGGTTCTCGCGAGACGCTCTTGCTTTCGTTCAATTACGACACGTTGATTGAAACGGCGATAGCAAACGATGCAGAATTTTTTGAAAAAGTTTCTGTAGATTATGGCGTCAAGATTGACCCTGCTGACCGTTCTGCAAAACGCGGCCTGAAACCCCATACGATTGACCTTATCAAGTTGCATGGGTCGCTCAACTGGTTCCCGGTCAAGGGCGCAAGTGATGAACTCGATTTGAAAAACGTTTGCGTAGTTGAACCGCAAGATCGTAGTTTCCCGATTTACTGCGAAGATACGCCGATATTTATTCCGATGGCCCATGCGAAGGAATCGTTCTTGCGCGGGAGCCTTTTCAACTTGCTATGGTCCAAGGCCGATTACTACCTGAAAAATGCCGAAGAGATTTACTTTATCGGTTACGGTTTCCCGAAGACGGATATCAATAATTTGGAATTCCTGTTGCGCCACCGCGACCGCTTTAAGAAGGCGGTTGTGCTCGATAGCGTCGATCGCCATGACTTGTTGCGTTTGCAAAAACTTTTAGGCGAAGACCTCGTCGAATCGTGTGACGCAAAAAAATTCTTGGAAAAACTGAAGTAG
- a CDS encoding FKBP-type peptidyl-prolyl cis-trans isomerase has protein sequence MKKICYLLAFLAVNGLVACCGGKPAPAVNPSPVPAPAVKPAPVVPDLSPLPEPAPVQEQKVFLNNAVDRYSYALGVDFGRAVSNINVPVKFDVLVDAMRDVLDSSREVLMTDSQSEAALQDLLNQMQVQKEIDESAASRKALCDQAAFLAKNIQDPRIWVTKKGVQYLMLKEGTGVKPKANDKVRVHYVGTLLNGTEFDNSVKRGAPMEFEVSAVIEGWQDLLMDMKVGEKVRAWIPSHLAYGEAGAPPSIPSNSLLVFEVELLQVFPSNN, from the coding sequence ATGAAAAAAATTTGTTATTTGCTGGCATTTCTTGCGGTGAATGGGCTTGTAGCCTGCTGTGGTGGTAAACCTGCACCAGCTGTTAATCCGAGCCCTGTACCTGCTCCAGCCGTGAAACCGGCTCCCGTTGTTCCCGATTTGTCGCCATTGCCAGAACCTGCTCCAGTTCAAGAGCAGAAAGTGTTCTTGAATAATGCCGTTGACCGCTATAGTTATGCGCTCGGTGTTGATTTTGGCAGGGCCGTTTCTAATATCAACGTGCCTGTAAAGTTTGATGTCCTTGTGGATGCCATGCGCGATGTCCTTGATTCTAGCCGTGAAGTTCTCATGACGGATTCGCAGTCCGAGGCCGCTCTTCAAGACCTGCTGAACCAGATGCAGGTGCAGAAGGAAATCGATGAGTCGGCTGCTTCACGTAAGGCGCTTTGCGATCAGGCCGCATTCCTTGCAAAGAATATCCAGGATCCGCGAATCTGGGTCACGAAAAAAGGTGTGCAGTATTTAATGCTCAAGGAAGGAACTGGAGTTAAGCCCAAGGCAAACGATAAAGTTCGAGTTCATTATGTGGGCACTCTTCTCAACGGAACGGAATTTGACAATAGCGTCAAGCGCGGCGCCCCGATGGAGTTTGAGGTGTCGGCTGTGATTGAAGGCTGGCAGGATTTGCTCATGGACATGAAAGTTGGCGAAAAGGTAAGGGCCTGGATTCCAAGTCATCTTGCTTATGGTGAAGCTGGTGCTCCGCCATCTATTCCGTCTAATTCGCTTTTGGTATTCGAAGTGGAATTGCTGCAGGTGTTCCCTTCCAATAATTAA
- the folD gene encoding bifunctional methylenetetrahydrofolate dehydrogenase/methenyltetrahydrofolate cyclohydrolase FolD, with product MAALILDGKALAKTTEEELSARVAKLKEKTGKTPILATILVGDDPASATYVKMKGNACARVGMESIRVVMDKNTTTEELLNKIQELNENPNVHGILLQHPVPRHIDERAAFEAIDARKDVDGVTCLGFGRMSMGEKAYGCATPAGIMRLLKAYNIPLAGKHAVVVGRSAILGKPMAMMLLNANCTVTICHSKTENLPEFVKQADILVGAVGKPEFIKKSWIKPGAVVVDAGYHPGGVGDIEKGLEDVASAYTPVPGGVGPMTINTLIYQSVESGESLIK from the coding sequence ATGGCAGCACTCATTTTAGACGGCAAGGCTCTTGCCAAGACTACTGAAGAAGAACTCAGCGCCCGCGTGGCAAAGCTCAAGGAAAAGACCGGCAAGACCCCTATTCTTGCAACGATTCTCGTGGGCGACGACCCGGCTAGCGCCACTTACGTCAAGATGAAGGGCAACGCCTGCGCTCGCGTGGGCATGGAAAGCATCCGCGTGGTGATGGACAAGAACACCACGACCGAAGAACTCTTAAACAAGATTCAGGAACTCAACGAGAACCCGAACGTGCACGGCATCCTCTTGCAGCACCCGGTTCCGCGCCACATCGACGAACGCGCCGCATTCGAAGCAATTGACGCCCGCAAGGACGTGGACGGCGTGACATGCCTCGGCTTTGGCCGCATGTCCATGGGCGAGAAGGCTTACGGTTGCGCAACGCCGGCCGGCATCATGCGTCTCCTCAAGGCTTACAACATTCCTCTCGCTGGCAAGCACGCCGTGGTCGTTGGCCGTAGCGCCATCCTCGGAAAGCCGATGGCCATGATGCTTTTGAACGCAAACTGCACCGTGACCATTTGCCACAGCAAGACCGAAAACCTCCCGGAATTCGTGAAGCAAGCAGATATCTTGGTCGGCGCCGTCGGCAAGCCGGAATTCATCAAGAAGTCCTGGATCAAGCCGGGTGCAGTCGTCGTGGACGCCGGTTACCATCCGGGCGGCGTGGGCGATATCGAAAAGGGTCTCGAAGATGTAGCATCCGCATACACTCCGGTACCGGGCGGTGTCGGTCCGATGACCATAAACACCCTCATCTACCAGAGCGTCGAATCCGGAGAATCGCTGATTAAGTAG
- a CDS encoding phosphatase PAP2 family protein — MENSKLTLMLNKIKVFDNRVSVYWTNRHFSQKVNGWLRFYVRLGDGYIWALFIAFLVWKIGWQSFLPILWQALVSLAMSLVIYEGVKLSTKRPRPFAANPQIKAEVPPLDKYSFPSGHTMNNLAVASTVFYCVPQYGWVMMLLPLTWGLLRVYFGVHWFSDIVCGFLLGVLSFVLGHALWIPISAAIGA; from the coding sequence GTGGAAAATTCTAAATTGACGTTGATGCTTAATAAAATTAAAGTTTTTGACAACCGCGTTTCGGTTTATTGGACGAATCGGCATTTTTCGCAAAAGGTAAACGGCTGGCTCCGCTTTTATGTGCGCCTAGGTGATGGCTATATCTGGGCTCTGTTTATTGCGTTTTTGGTTTGGAAAATCGGTTGGCAAAGTTTCTTGCCGATTCTTTGGCAGGCTCTTGTTTCGCTTGCGATGAGCCTTGTGATTTATGAAGGCGTTAAGCTCAGCACCAAGCGTCCGCGCCCGTTTGCAGCAAATCCACAAATCAAGGCCGAAGTTCCGCCGCTTGATAAGTACAGTTTTCCGTCGGGCCATACGATGAACAATTTGGCGGTGGCAAGTACGGTGTTTTATTGCGTGCCGCAGTATGGCTGGGTCATGATGCTTTTGCCGCTCACGTGGGGGCTTTTGCGCGTGTACTTTGGCGTGCATTGGTTCTCGGATATTGTTTGCGGATTCTTGCTTGGCGTCTTGAGCTTTGTGCTTGGGCATGCTCTGTGGATTCCGATTTCTGCCGCCATAGGTGCTTGA